The following is a genomic window from Bufo gargarizans isolate SCDJY-AF-19 unplaced genomic scaffold, ASM1485885v1 fragScaff_scaffold_587_pilon, whole genome shotgun sequence.
TTAATCATCCATTCATTCCATCTCCGTGAACCGAGCAAACATGGCTTTCCTGACCGCGTCCTTGTAAGAATCTGACGTGCTGACTCCATACGAGCTTCCTTTTGCGCCCAGCCCCGCACCCCTCATCCTGACCTGCGCCTGCAAACAAACAGGACAGTTACCACCCTGAAAGAAGGCAGCACCAACTGGAGCACCTGCAGGGAATGCTCAACGCACCTGGATGGGAGCCGTGATTCCCTGACTCTTTCGGCCGAGTCCAGATCCCTCCTTCCAGCCCATGGCTTGCAGCATTTTGTTGCCGATATTACTGGTATCAATCCCGTCCTTCGTTGGCTGCTCATAGTTCCTGTGAAATGCAGAATAAATAAGTGTGGATGCGGGCGGGAGGGCCAGTCTCCGGGACACGCCGCACTTCCAGACACTTACACTACGCCGGCATCATACTGCCTCTTGCGCTTGGGCTCTGGTGGCTCCGGGATGCCGtatttctccctcctctctgctgctcGGTCGCGGTATTTTGACTGCGTGACAGGACACCCCAATTAACATTTGCCAATAGCCCTCTGATAATGTGGCTTTGGTCACACCCCTCCCCCATCTCACACGGCTTCATAAGAAGAGTTAGGCCCGTTTCAAACTTGCGTTTTGcctttccagttttgagatccagcagtgAATCTAAaaaccggaattaaacggatccaaTCCATTTAATGCATCTGGATGGATCCAGTTTGGCCGGATCAGTCAATGGGCGCTGGATCCACGGAACCTGCACCACCGACTCAGGGCTCAGGCACACAATCGTATTTTCTTTctatcacttcaatgggtccacaaaaaccccagaagttcctgtgtgcattcagtttccgtatgtccattccacaaaggatagaacatgtcccattattgtccacattaccgACAAGGATAGGACTAGAATGCACacaatgtcatccatattttttgaggactgtaaaatacatacggtcgtgtgcatgagcccttacattgaTTTTCAGGCCGGAGGTGGTTTGTTCCATTTCACAGACCGGACACaactgcagcttgcagcggttttatgTCCGGTCCAAAACGCAACTAAACCAGAAGgaatgcatcctgatcagtttcGAGATCCTCTGTTGGATCACAAAACCGGAAATCCACAACACTCACCTCCCTCTCCCGCAGCTCCAGGGATTCCAGATCTTGATCGGAGAGCCGGGACCTTCTATACACATCAAGGTTTTGCTGTAAGAAAGTCGTGGCGTTATCACGGGACACAATGTGGAGTCGCTCAGTAAATACCAGAAGATGGAGGGAACCTGAACTCACCTTGTGCAGGTCGGACAGCTGCTGGTGTCTCGTCAGGGCATCTTTGTTTGGAAATTGCCTGCGACACAGTAAGCACGCCAGCTTCTTCCAATCGGTTAGTTTCTCCTCATCCAGCATCCCCTGCAGCCGATCGGCCTCATCTTCGTTATCACTGTCACCGCTGTACGCTGCAACCAGCGCTCTCTGCGCAAAAAAAAGGGCGTTAACAGACTGCGCAGCCCAGAGAGCAGTAAAAGGGGCCTCGCTCTCTCCTCCTCACCTTGGGCGGCCTCTCCTCCTCCGTGTTAACCAACATCATCATGTCTGGCAGAATCTGCCTCTCCAGTAACGCTCCTTGCTGCAGAGAGATGAAACCGTTTAGATTGGGGGGGGACACAGCAGCTGGAACAACCAGGAAAGCAGAACACGCACCTTCTTCTCAAACAAGGCAAATCCTGCATCCGCAGCTGCGGACTCCTTCCTCTCCTCGTCCCGGGCACTCAGGGGCTGGAAGCTGTTCTTAAAATTTTCCTTCTGCTTATTCAAGCTCTTTGCCCAACGCTCCATATCTTTAGCAATCTGAAGGTGAAAAACAAAACTTATGAGGGCCTTACAATGAGCTTATGGGTGAGGATGGCAGGGCAGTCTGGTCAGGCAGGTATACCTGCTGGGCAGTCTTGCTTTTTGGTTTTTCTTTCTTCTCCTTGCTTTCCTTGCAATTTGCTGTAGAGGATGCAGTCCCATTTGTGGGTGCTGTGCCCTGTGCTGTACCATCTACTGCAGGTAGGTACGTCTGTTTCTCACCATCCCAGTACAGGTATTGCTGGCTTGCAGAGTTGTAGTAATACTACAGAGAGAGTTATAGGAAATGTAAATGACACCGTAGATATTATGCCTCAGTTAAAGACAGGTCCTTTCAACGGAACGAACAGTACCTGAGAATTGGGATCATAGTAAAGACCAGTCTGAGGGTCATAGTAGTATCCTGACGATTCGTCATACTGGTACGTGGATGTGTCAGGAACAGCTGCCAAACACAAGGTTACAGCCCATTAGATGGAGCTCTGACTAAGGAAGTCTGGGCAGGAAAGATTCAGAACCACAGAGCACATACCATATTTCACACCCGGGATGATGGAGTTAGGAGCGGCAGAGGTTTCTTCTGTAGTGGCAGAGGATGTGGAGGCTGTGCTGGTAGTAGCGCTGGTGCCTGGCTGTGTCTAGAAAGAACAGATACCACACTGATCATGTAGGTCAGTGCCGACACTTTctggctgctgctgcttcattGTCTGATCATTAGATACAGCAGAGCCCATTAAACACTGGAGCAGTCAGGGGCCACTAAGGAAGGCTGACTCCTCACTCACCGGAGACCCCGGCTGCTGGTAGAGCTGTGGACTCTGACACACTACTGCGGCAGTGCTGGCGGCTGGCgtgcttccttctgctgaggtagctgctccctgctctgctccacCAGTCGGAGACGCGTACACCTGCTGATACTCCTGGGAGTACTAGGAAGACAAACAGGAGTATTATTAGTCTTAGGATGCCCTAAAGAGAGAACTCACCGACGCGAGCTATAGCTACCTGTCCATATGGTGCATAGCCCTCCTGCCCTTGCTGAGCATATCCATATTCCGCACTATCCCCGCTTTGCtgagccttaaaaaaaaaaataaaaattataaactgcatcttgcagcagcacagCAGAATATACAGATCGCTCAGTGCTAGCGACAAGACCCCGGCCGACACCTACCTGTGTGGACGACCACTGAGCAGCTGCAATGGCTGTGCTCGCTACTGAGAAGGCGCTAACCCTGTTCCCATCTGGCAGTACAAGATCCCTGCAAAGCAGAAGGGACAGTATTATAACGGTATACACTGCGGCACGGGATCCACTGGAGGCTTAGTGACCTTATAAACGCTACGATCGGGCATCTATAACCTGGAGCAAAGCCACAGCCGCTAAAGTAGATCCAAGACAGCTGAAGGCAGGAAGCGACCAGAGCTGCACCATCCACGTCTCAGTCATTCCACACATTTTACTAAACGTGGCTTATGCATACATTACATAGATATCACAGTCCGTGTATTCTCTCTCATCAATAGAAGGGGTCATCCATGAAAATAAACGAAAGGACCTGCTGCGAGATTGTCAGCTCAGACACAGATGGGATTCATCCCAGAGACTTATAATTTAAAAACAGCGCACTGAAAACACTCGTTCGAGACCTTAGCGTTTATTTTCCCCATTGGGCCATCATATAAAAGTGTGTGGGATTGGGGAGGGTTGAATTATTCCGTTAATACCAGATGGTCCGTTTTCAGACGGTATAGACGCACACAAGGAGGCCCCTCACAATGTCACCTCGTTCGCACCATACAATTACATCAGTGAACCATAAAATCTGTGAAGACTAGTAGTAAATACTTCCAGCATAACCTCCAAGAGAGGTCGGGGGAAGAAAAGGAGGCCATGCACCAGGTGAAGACCCTCTCCCTACCAGAAAGAACAAACACCTTGATAAAGACCTGTCCTAGGACGCGGCAACCACCGCCACACCAGAAGATATCAGGTCTGCAATATGGAGGGAGGTGTGAAATAACGGTACAGCTAATAGACCGACACCTAATGGGATCGATGAGGCTGGCTGCAGGAATCATGCCTTGCAGGTCAGTCCCAAGCCACGGCCAGAAATCATTCTACATTAAGGGGTAGACTCGTAGGCAGCCCCCAAAGTCGTGCAGGTACAGTGCAGACAGAGGGGATGATATCCATGTGTCATGATGTGATCGGCTCCTCTAGATATAGTCACACTCACTTTCTAGCATTCTTGGCAAAATCGACtccaattattttcccatcaattttgagaggaggatgaagagtcTGGAGAATCTGCAGCAGCTGCGACGCTTCCTGTAGGAGAACAGTTGAGGCGTTATCCTCTGCGTGGCGTACAGATGCCATTTTTACAGTGAGAAAACGTAGGGTCACTTACCAGAGCGGAGGGCAGCTGGACAAAAGCAAAGCCTCGGTTTTGCTGGGTCTGCTTGTCTTTGATAAGCCGGATGTTGCTCACCACCAGTGACACATAAGGAGCCAGCGCAGCCAGGATGGAATCCACCACTGTGTGCGGCCCGATGTTACGCAGGATAATGGCTGAGGATACATAGCCACCTAATAAGGTTACACCCAGTTGTTTGTAAAGTGGGGTGACCTCTAGAGCAGACCAAGCACCCCCTTCTGCAGTCAACATTCCCATGTGATCCCCCAAATGTTGGATTTTACAGTTAAGCATTAGAAACACTTACTGTCACTGTAGTAATCGGCCGACTGCGGAGCATCTGAGGCTCCAGAAGGTGCGTCCACATCAGATTCTGGAGGAACACAAAGCAGCAGCTTTAGAGCGTGGCAGGCCTCTAGGAGCCTGCATCAGTGTGAGCGGCATCATATCAGCGTCATGAAGCTGAACAAGCATGGCACACTCACCAGTTTTGGCTGCGCCACAACGGAAGCATTTTAGTCGTCTTCGAAAGTTGTAGAGACCACACTATAAACCAGAGAGCTTTTATTTAATGCTTTCTGCTCAGTTGACGACCCCCCCCCATTCTTCAGCGCCCAATCCGGACCCTCACCTTATTACACAGCCAGTCCTCAAACTTGGGGCGGGGATTGCTGTAATGCATAGCGATGGTCTTCCCCTGGATCACCAGCTTCTTCTGCAAGAACATAAAAAAAGGGTCCAGTTATTGCCAGCATCATGACAAGCTGACGTCTATCCGGAGGGGAATGAGCTCCCGACTAAAATGGACGGCAAAGTGGGGAAGGACCACCCACTGCCAACTAAATGCTTTGCCAGCCCCCACACGAGGGGTGGATAGAGAGAAGGGATCAGAGGCGCACAGAGCTGCCGATGGAAGAAACAGAAAGAGTGGGGTGCAGGTAAAGTCAAGGGCCTGGGGGCTCCAGAAAGATGAAGGTCTTAATACTGCACGCAGTATTGCCAATCTCTGAGTATGGCATCTTAGCGAGGCTCTGTAAATACATGTGATTATCAGAGGTGGCCCCCTCATGGCCTAACCACTTCTCAAAGCCACAGGGTGAACTATGTGACTCTTCTGGCAAGGGAAGGGTTAAGATGAGGAAACCATGAACAAATACCATTGCTGTAGCAGAGGCAGCACCCCCCCACTACTCCCAACCTGGAGTCACGCTTCAATATAGGGACTGGAGAAAGGGACTTCTCCTGCGAGTTCTTGATGAACAGATGGGTTTAAAGTAGAGCTGTGAAATAGGTGGCTGATCGCGGGTCCAATTACCGgggcggtcacccagcgcctaatctCTCCTGCAAGCTCTTCTATAGGAAGCAGGGAGGGCTCTATCAATAACCTCTGAGCGTCCGGCTCCAGTCACATCCGTGTCCTTTGTACATACCCAACTAAGCTGAATATGACTGAGCCCACGGAGCGGCAGCCAGCGGTGCATTAGGAGCTGAGCTGCCCATGTGGAGTTATTACATGTGTCTGTCAGATGTACTCAGCAGTAACCCAGGGAGAGGGGGGACCTGCAGACATACACTGGGTGCACTCTGCCTACATTAAAGAGCTGCTCACCCACAGGACATCGAGGTGTGCACACTAAGGCAGTCAAGAGGTCAATATTTAGGAGCGGCTGCTAGAACGTGAGCGAAAACTACTATATGGCAGCCTGGTCCCCATTCTAATAACCTTAATGAAAGGTTGTGACACTTGTAAGTCATCTGCTTGGAGGTAAGTGCACACTGACGGCCAATATTCCCACAGCAGAGCTTTAATGTACACAGAGAGCTTGACCCTCATGATCACCTGGAACCTGAACGCCTCTCTCCCttcaccccctccccccatcctcGCTCTGCTTTTCGATCTCGGTTACAGACATATGTCATGTGCCATTTCTCAGGAGTATTCTAGACTTGGCGAGTGAAGCAACCTGATTGGCTTCCATCCAGCTGGTAGCATCTTGCAAGTGATAAAACTCCACGAAGGCGAAACCGCGGCTTAAACCTAGAGACAGCATTCAGATATAGACGGGATACTAGTGTTAGTCACTTCCTTTTACAGAAAACACAGCTGCATCTCTCCAACTGACAAAGCCCATGGTTCTAGCAGTGCTTTATGGCATGGCCTCCATGGGTGCAGTCCTGTTACCTGTCTTATGTGGATTGCCATGAAAAGGAACCTCTAGAACTACACATTTCACCACCGGGACTGAGGGGCTAATATAAGGCAGCAGCCCACATGCTGAAGACAAAGCTGCAAGGCCGGAGGTTCTCAGCAGACATAAGGATGGTGAACAGTTCATGCGGAAGACATTATTTCCCAACACATCTACTTACCAAACCCACACAAAGAAATGGTGCAGAATATACAAAGGTCTAAACAAGAGAGGTTCCTTAGCCATGGCAAGTCCGTACCTGATGGTGCATGGGGAGTGAAGAGGGGGCTAGTCCCCAAGGGAAAGCGATCTCAAAGGGTGGGAACGCAGGACGAGTGGGAGCGCACCACGTCACGCCGGATAGAACCTCACCTGTCTTTCTCTTCATCAGCCTCACGTCCGCAGGCTGAGGGCCTTCAAAGGACTCCACCAATTCTCGAATCTAAAGAAAGGCAGTTGTGTATTATTCCAGCACAGAAGCAGTAGATCAGATCACACGTCCCCTCCTGCAATCCACGGCAGCTGGGAAGGTCCACAACACAAGCTATCCACATCCCAGACCCATAGATGTGTGTCATGACAGTGGACAGGACGATAACTCTGCGCACTCACATCACTCTCGCTAATGTTTATAGGGAGGCCTCGCAGCATGATGGTCTTGCTCTCCTTCTCATCCATATAGTAATCATTGCGATAGTCGTGGTCCATGTAGTCGCCGTCTGAATGGTAACCGTCCTCTGAGCGGTCGCTGTTCCTCCTTTCACGATCTCGCTGGAAGGAGCAGAGGTTGTTAGACGCTGCAGGACAGGGACACGTGAAGGCAGCGATGATCATGTGGCACTTACATCAGGACTGTCGTAGTCTCTGTAATCGTCGTATCGATCATCACGGTCATCCCGATATCTTTTGTACTCGTTGGAGTCTCTGCGCCGGGGTCTGGACACTCGGTCATCACGTTCATCTCTATCGAATGCTGACCCGTATCTCCCGCTCCGCTCGCTGCGACTCACACTGCAAGACACGAGTGTAAAACGACATTCGCCACCTGTAACCGTGCATCTGAGAATCCGGCACAGAACTGACCCCAGCTCCGATTCTGGGCTATGTTCTCCGACCCCACATGAAGGGCCTGGTATTAActgcatctacatgataaatgccacttgctgaagtcagaggacccctttaaggataCTTCCCCCATAACTTATCTTTCACACAGTTTCGCTGTAGGAGACTTTTCTAGTAACCAGATTGGGATTTCTTTTTAGGGGTTCACTGTGTGGAGTAAATAACGCTCCCCCCTTGTCCCCGAGATCACAGCCAGCTGAAGGGGCACTGTTTAAAGGAGCATTCCGGTTGTTTGAAGATAGCCATCTGCCATCTTCTGAACTGCCAAAGAAATCGAGTGGCTGCACACATGCCTGACTGGCTGCTCTGTTCATatcaggggggcagcagaaggacccccaccgatctaaccgctcctattctgtggatagggctTAACCACTTCACTTCCGGGCCATCTGCCCCCTTCGTGACCCGGCCTAATATTGCAAATCTGACCCGTGTCACTTTATGAGGTAATAGCTTTAGAACCCGGATTTAcaggccattcagagattgtacttcatgacagtcaatatatttcacctttatgaaaaaaaatcccaaatttaccaaaaattttgtaaaatttgcaattttcaaaatttcaatttctcggcttttaaaacaaagtgatacctcataaaacgtGTATTACttagcattccccatatgtctactttacgttGGCATCATCGTTTTTACAACATCCCTCGGACAGGGTGGACCGTGCGCTCTCTATCGAGCCGGTCGttagacgcaatgatatcaataTGTCCACATAAAGCATTTGTCTCcgcattttctgaacgccatatttttttgccaatCGTCTTCTGCAGGaggagttgacgtttttattgggaCCATTTTTGGGTACCTAGGATTTTTAGATCATtacttattacactttatggggcaaggtgacaggTTTTTATTTACGTTTacggggttaagtcatgtgatatttttacagagcacGTTACGGACATGACAATACCCAACgcgtctactttttcttatttatttcactttaacacaataataggatttttgaaaaaaaaaatgtttatgtctccatgttctgagcgcTATAGTtattttgagcgattttcttatgttttCTCATTTTTACGGGATAAggcgacggttttattggtaccattctgtgggacatacgcctttttgatcacttattctACATtctgcgtcccccataaggtcatacacgacctctgggggacatttaacgccACTTTCCCCCACGATTGATTTCTCTTGTAACTGGGTTGTACCGCCTCGATCTAGacggcagggacacctgggaacggTCCCTCCCGTCACTGACAGCGGCCATCACTGAATGGACGCTCTAAAAACAGCCAGAGATAAACAGCCGCCCATAGGATTGTTACAGTCTATGGGTGAACAtgaaggatatgcccccattgtcatataggtgcaggtcccgccactgggacctgcaccaatatcgagaacggagccccgcacctataagacaatgggggcatatccgagCGATAGCCCCCCATCTATGAGgagacaacccctataacttGAAACCACCAGACACGCCAGCTGCCAAGCCTGAGATGTGAGACTCTAAGCAGGCAAAACTGTGACAGGAGCTGTCTGATCTCAGCAACCTCCTGACctccagaaactacaactcccagaatgcttcctttacttctatgggagttaagacatgctaggagttgtagtttcacagcagccaaAGATGGCTGATCCCTGATGTAGAGCATTAATACCAGGCTcttcctaatgtattgggattctccatattgcctcctttactgcttcattcatttctccaacacattatacacagatcatttccatggttacgaccaccctgcaatccagcaatggtGGTCATGCTATAGGAAAAAACCTCTCTGGAGGGCTCACAGGCACCAGTGCAGACACGATCTCCGTCTCCAGAGGAGCTCACGGGTTTTCCCTCTAGTATGAAAGCACGACCACCGTtagtggattgcagggtggccgtacgtaaccatggaaactagccgTTTATAACGTGATGGAATGAATAAAGcagaaaaggaggcaacatggagaaGGACAATACATTAGGAATAGCCTTgtgttcactttctctacataaatgccatttgctgaggtcAGAGGACCCCTTTAGGAGGTTAAACAGCTGATATTTTCTGCAGTCCTGAGACAAAACCCATGGACACATCTGCTGCACAGCGGTGCCCGTCTTACCGCTTATCGGAGCCCATGTCTGGCCTCCAGGCGTTCACACCGGATCCTCTGAAGGCTGGAATGGCTGATGAGACTgaacaggaaaaacaaaaagaCTCCGGTCAGTTCCCAAGTCAACAGCTGCTGGACCCCCCTCACCCCTGCACAGCGCGCCCATCTACCAGCAGGGCAGCGCCCACGGTACAGACGCACACTGCCGGACCGCCTGTAACCGATCTTACAGAGCACCCCCACACCCCAGAAGACGCCGCCCCCCCCGCCTCAGAAGACGCCGCCCCCCCCGTACCCCTCCGCCTCAGAagacgccgcccccccccccgtacccCTCCGCCTCAGAAGACGCCGCCCCCCCCGTACCCCTCCGCCTCAGAAGACGCCGCCCCCCCCGTACCCCTCCGCCTCAGAAGACGCCGCCCCCCCCGTACCCCTCCGCCTCAGAAGACGccgcccccccctgccccccgtaCCCCTCAGAAGACGCCGCCCCCCCTGTACCCCTCCGCCTCAGAAGACGCCGCCCCCCCTGTACCCCTCCGCCTCAGAAGACGCCGCCCCCCCTGTACCCCTCCGCCTCAGAAGACGCCGCCCCCCCTGTACCCCTCCGCCTCAGAAGACGCCGCCCCCCCTGTACCCCTCCGCCTCAGAAGACGCCGCCCCCCCTGTACCCCTCCGCCTCAGAAGACGCCGCCCCCCCTGTACCCCTCCGCCTCAGAAGACGCCGCCCCCCCTGTACCCCTCCGCCTCAGAAGACGCCGCCCCCCCTGTACCCCTCCGCCTCAGAAGACGCCGCCCCCCCTGTACCCCTCCGCCTCAGAAGACGCCGCCCCCCCTGTACCCCTCCGCCTCAGAAGACGCCGCCCCCCCTGTACCCCTCCGCCTCAGAAGACGCCGCCCCCCCTGTACCCCTCCGCCTCAGAAGACGCCGCCCCCCCTGTACCCCTCCGCCTCAGAAGACGCCGCCCCCCCTGTACCCCTCCGCCTCAGAAGACGCCGCCCCCCCTGTACCCCTCCGCCTCAGAAGACGCCGCCCCCCCTGTACCCCTCCGCCTCAGAAGACGCCGCCCCCCCTGTACCCCTCCGCCTCAGAAGACGCCGCCCCCCCTGTACCCCTCCGCCTCAGAAGACGCCGCCCCCCCTGTACCCCTCCGCCTCAGAAGACGCCGCCCCCCCTGTACCCCTCCGCCTCAGAAGACGCCGCCCCCCCCTGTACCCCTCCGCCTCAGAAGACGCCGCCCCCCCTGTACCCCTCCGCCTCAGAAGACGCCGCCCCCCCTGTACCCCTCCGCCTCAGAAGACGCTGCCCCCCTGTACCCCTCCGCCTCAGAAAACGCCGCCCCCCGTACCCCTCAGAAGACGCAGCCCCCCCTGTACCCCTCCGCCTCAGAAGACGCTGCCCCCCTGTACCCCTCCGCCTCAGAAAACGCCGCCCCCCGTACCCCTCCGCCTCAGAAGACGCTGCCCCCCCTACCCCTCCGCCTCAGAAGACGCTGCCCCCCCGTACCCCTCCGCCTCAGAAGACGCTGCCCCCCCCGTACCCCTCCGCCTCAGAAGACGCCGCCCCCCCTGTACCCCTCCGCCTCAGAAGACGCCGCCCCCCCTGTACCCCTCCGCCTCAGAAGACGCCGCCCCCCCCTGTACCCCTCCGCCTCAGAAGACGCCGCCCCCCCCTGTACCCCTCCGCCTCAGAAGACGCCGCCCCCCCTGTACCCCTCCGCCTCAGAAGACGCCGCCCCCCCTGTACCCCTCCGCCTCAGAAGACGCTGCCCCCCTGTACCCCTCCGCCTCAGAAAACGCCGCCCCCCGTACCCCTCAGAAGACGCAGCCCCCCCTGTACCCCTCCGCCTCAGAAGACGCTGCCCCCCTGTACCCCTCCGCCTCAGAAAACGCCGCCCCCCGTACCCCTCCGCCTCAGAAGACGCTGCCCCCCCCTACCCCTCCGCCTCAGAAGACGCTGCCCCCCCGTACCCCTCCGCCTCAGAAGACGCTGCCCCCCCCGTACCCCTCCGCCTCAGAAAACGCCGCCCCTGTACCCCTCCGCCTCAGAAGACGCTGCCCCCCCTGTACCCCTCCGCCTCAGAAGACGCTGCCCCCCCTGTACCCGTCCGCCTCAGAAAACGCCGCCCCTGTACCCGTCCGCCTCAGAAGACGCTGCCCCCCCTGTACCCCTCCGCCTCAGAAGACGCCGCCCCCCCGGTACCCCTCCGCCTCAGAAGACGCTGCCCCCCCCCTGTACCCCTCCGCCTCAGAAGACGCTGCCCCCCGCACCCCTCCGCTGCCCCCCGCTCTTTTCCTTCCCGGCCTCGCACTCACCGTCAGGCCGCCACTCTGGCGCAGCGTCTTCTCACTTCTCACAGTCAGCACGAAATGGCGGCAGTTCCACCCGTCTCCTGCCCAGAATGCATCGCGCACAGCTCAGCGCCTGGAAGCTTCCACGCCGGATGCGCATGCGCCTCTTCTCCCAGCGAATAGCGGCGAAGCCGCGTGTCCGCCGCGGGGACTTGT
Proteins encoded in this region:
- the LOC122922651 gene encoding RNA-binding protein 5 isoform X2; its protein translation is MGSDKRVSRSERSGRYGSAFDRDERDDRVSRPRRRDSNEYKRYRDDRDDRYDDYRDYDSPDRDRERRNSDRSEDGYHSDGDYMDHDYRNDYYMDEKESKTIMLRGLPINISESDIRELVESFEGPQPADVRLMKRKTGLSRGFAFVEFYHLQDATSWMEANQKKLVIQGKTIAMHYSNPRPKFEDWLCNKCGLYNFRRRLKCFRCGAAKTESDVDAPSGASDAPQSADYYSDTIILRNIGPHTVVDSILAALAPYVSLVVSNIRLIKDKQTQQNRGFAFVQLPSALEASQLLQILQTLHPPLKIDGKIIGVDFAKNARKDLVLPDGNRVSAFSVASTAIAAAQWSSTQAQQSGDSAEYGYAQQGQEGYAPYGQYSQEYQQVYASPTGGAEQGAATSAEGSTPAASTAAVVCQSPQLYQQPGSPTQPGTSATTSTASTSSATTEETSAAPNSIIPGVKYAVPDTSTYQYDESSGYYYDPQTGLYYDPNSQYYYNSASQQYLYWDGEKQTYLPAVDGTAQGTAPTNGTASSTANCKESKEKKEKPKSKTAQQIAKDMERWAKSLNKQKENFKNSFQPLSARDEERKESAAADAGFALFEKKQGALLERQILPDMMMLVNTEEERPPKRALVAAYSGDSDNEDEADRLQGMLDEEKLTDWKKLACLLCRRQFPNKDALTRHQQLSDLHKQNLDVYRRSRLSDQDLESLELRERESKYRDRAAERREKYGIPEPPEPKRKRQYDAGVVNYEQPTKDGIDTSNIGNKMLQAMGWKEGSGLGRKSQGITAPIQAQVRMRGAGLGAKGSSYGVSTSDSYKDAVRKAMFARFTEME
- the LOC122922651 gene encoding RNA-binding protein 5 isoform X1, which encodes MGSDKRVSRSERSGRYGSAFDRDERDDRVSRPRRRDSNEYKRYRDDRDDRYDDYRDYDSPDRDRERRNSDRSEDGYHSDGDYMDHDYRNDYYMDEKESKTIMLRGLPINISESDIRELVESFEGPQPADVRLMKRKTGLSRGFAFVEFYHLQDATSWMEANQKKLVIQGKTIAMHYSNPRPKFEDWLCNKCGLYNFRRRLKCFRCGAAKTESDVDAPSGASDAPQSADYYSDSGYVSSAIILRNIGPHTVVDSILAALAPYVSLVVSNIRLIKDKQTQQNRGFAFVQLPSALEASQLLQILQTLHPPLKIDGKIIGVDFAKNARKDLVLPDGNRVSAFSVASTAIAAAQWSSTQAQQSGDSAEYGYAQQGQEGYAPYGQYSQEYQQVYASPTGGAEQGAATSAEGSTPAASTAAVVCQSPQLYQQPGSPTQPGTSATTSTASTSSATTEETSAAPNSIIPGVKYAVPDTSTYQYDESSGYYYDPQTGLYYDPNSQYYYNSASQQYLYWDGEKQTYLPAVDGTAQGTAPTNGTASSTANCKESKEKKEKPKSKTAQQIAKDMERWAKSLNKQKENFKNSFQPLSARDEERKESAAADAGFALFEKKQGALLERQILPDMMMLVNTEEERPPKRALVAAYSGDSDNEDEADRLQGMLDEEKLTDWKKLACLLCRRQFPNKDALTRHQQLSDLHKQNLDVYRRSRLSDQDLESLELRERESKYRDRAAERREKYGIPEPPEPKRKRQYDAGVVNYEQPTKDGIDTSNIGNKMLQAMGWKEGSGLGRKSQGITAPIQAQVRMRGAGLGAKGSSYGVSTSDSYKDAVRKAMFARFTEME